The Mercurialis annua linkage group LG2, ddMerAnnu1.2, whole genome shotgun sequence genome contains a region encoding:
- the LOC126669017 gene encoding vesicle-associated membrane protein 721, whose product MGQQSLIYSFVARGTVILAEYTEFTGNFTSIASQCLQKLPASNNKFTYNCDGHTFNYLVENGFTFCVVAVESAGRQIPIAFLERVKEDFNKRYAGGKAATAQANGLNREFGPKLKEHMQYCVDHPEEISKLAKVKAQVSEVKGVMMENIEKVLDRGEKIELLVDKTENLRSQAQDFRQQGTKMRRKMWLQNMKIKLIVLGIVIALILIIVLSVCHGFKC is encoded by the exons ATGGGACAACAATCGCTGATCTACAGCTTTGTGGCAAGAGGAACGGTTATTCTTGCTGAGTATACAGAATTTACCGGTAATTTTACCAGCATCGCGTCTCAATGTCTCCAGAAATTACCTGCTTCTAACAACAAGTTTACTTATAACTGCGATGGCCATACCTTCAATTACCTCGTTGAAAACGGATTCA CCTTCTGTGTGGTCGCAGTTGAATCTGCTGGCAGACAAATTCCAATTGCCTTTCTGGAGCGTGTTAAGGAAGATTTCAATAAGAGATATGCTGGAGGAAAAGCGGCAACTGCTCAAGCCAATGGCTTGAATAGAGAGTTTGG GCCTAAATTGAAGGAGCACATGCAGTACTGCGTTGATCATCCAGAGGAGATCAGCAAGCTTGCAAAAGTGAAGGCTCAGGTTTCTGAAGTTAAAGGTGTCATGATGGAAAATATTGAGAAG GTTCTTGATCGTGGTGAAAAGATTGAGCTGCTGGTGGATAAAACTGAGAATCTTCGTTCACAG GCACAAGATTTCAGACAACAGGGAACCAAGATGAGAAGGAAAATGTGGCTTCAGAACATGAAGATAAAATTGATTGTCTTGGGTATCGTCATTGCCTTGATTCTTATCATAGTACTGTCCGTTTGCCACGGCTTCAAATGTTAA
- the LOC126670137 gene encoding uncharacterized protein LOC126670137 encodes MDMDIDIPNQDELEWLESNSNFYEEYDQSPEDLEPQPQSPPRPQSPLQSPLPPPPASPLDNRKRLRSDGPDSPNHEEDIDIIISEEKRSKIDDDKDEEDWLRYSPRRDVERSEAAAEEETKEENKIISRYVSDIDGDFIPVTAPSGGDRVYAKICRAESEVNAKKLDLKSQLNGLLLEPFNVLLQKVEQEAFTKALQASSEDQSDVVQTEPEVIHEQLWVDKYAPNSFTELLSDEQTNREVLLWLKQWDSCVFGSEIRSTTDDVLSALRRHSSATQHQKLSDSTFQRKIRGGNFRHSNIPDPENTNVKGVQDLLGKKSRLSGPPEQKILLLCGPPGLGKTTLAHVAAKHCGYRVVEINASDDRSSSTIEAKILDVIQMNSVMADARPKCLVIDEIDGALGDGKGAVEVILKMVSAERKSTGKENVAKGDQSGSASTKKRHKATSLSRPVICICNDLYAPVLRPLRQIAKVHIFVQPTANRVVNRLKFICNMEGMKVSSIALTALAEYTECDIRSCLNTLQFLNKKKQTLHALEISSQVVGRKDMSKNAFDVWKEIFHKRKMKQERKSSIGSLCNEFNVLHAIVSNRGDYDVIFDGIHENILQLHYHDPLLQKTVECVNSLGVSDLTHQYIMRSQQMSLYAYQPFLAITVHQLVAQVQKPNIEWPKSYQRYRITLMEKTDILRSWQNKIPPFISRHLSIKSLVEDSISPLLHILSPSTLKPVALHLLSEKEKNYLAQLVSTMVSYSVTYKNIKSNPLSPSQEHEAAFDTSTLSFDPPISDFINFKEYIAGHYILPMAVKQFLVHEDEKEKILEVSRSVHLTDDRSNENLNLADGKHSQSHFANDVASSSASKMANKDNLLNRQQCKPGVATNSSNLNCSKGSTSNMKLKSSGNPKKPLSGAISFFDRFRKASSKSSQNTDVDIQRMTTLERDSRPVLFKYNEGFTNAVKRPVRMREFLL; translated from the exons ATGGACATGGACATAGACATCCCTAACCAAGACGAGCTCGAATGGCTAGAATCCAACTCTAATTTCTACGAAGAATACGACCAGTCACCGGAAGACCTAGAACCACAGCCCCAATCACCACCTCGCCCTCAATCACCATTACAATCACCACTACCACCACCACCTGCTTCTCCTCTCGATAACCGGAAGCGTCTCCGATCCGACGGTCCTGATTCACCTAACCACGAAGAAGACATTGATATTATTATATCTGAAGAGAAAAGAAGCAAAATCGACGATGATAAAGATGAAGAGGATTGGCTACGGTACTCGCCGCGGAGGGATGTCGAGAGATCGGAAGCTGCTGCGGAGGAGGAGACTAAGgaggaaaataaaattatatcgaGATACGTGTCCGATATTGACGGTGATTTTATACCTGTGACGGCGCCGAGTGGCGGCGATAGGGTTTATGCTAAGATATGTAGAGCTGAGAGTGAAGTGAACGCGAAGAAGTTGGACTTGAAATCGCAATTAAATG GTCTTTTATTAGAGCCTTTTAATGTTCTTTTGCAAAAAGTGGAGCAAGAGGCTTTCACTAAG GCCTTGCAAGCCAGTTCTGAAGATCAGAGCGATGTGGTTCAGACAGAACCAGAAGTGATACACGAACAACTTTGGGTGGATAAATATGCTCCAAATTCTTTTACCGAGCTCCTTAGCGATGAACAGACAAATCGTGAG GTTCTCCTATGGTTGAAACAATGGGATTCATGTGTTTTTGGATCTGAAATTAGGAGTACGACAGATGATGTTTTATCCGCTTTGAGGCGTCATTCTTCTGCCACTCAGCATCAAAAGCTTTCTGATTCGACTTTCCAAAGAAAGATAAGAGGTGGAAACTTTAGGCATTCTAACATTCCAGATCCCGAAAATACTAATGTGAAAGGAGTTCAGGACTTATTGGGCAAAAAGTCCAGGCTTAGTGGTCCACCAGAACAGAAG ATCCTTTTACTTTGTGGTCCTCCAGGGCTTGGAAAGACCACTCTTGCTCATGTAGCTGCTAAGCATTGTGGATATCGAGTTGTAGAG ATTAATGCTAGTGATGATAGGTCTTCATCTACAATTGAAGCTAAAATACTTGATGTAATTCAGATGAATTCTGTGATGGCTGACGCAAGGCCCAAGTGCTTG GTGATTGATGAAATAGATGGGGCTCTTGGCGATGGAAAAGGTGCCGTGGAGGTTATTCTGAAGATG GTTTCTGCTGAAAGAAAATCAACTGGCAAGGAAAATGTTGCTAAAGGAGATCAATCAGGAAGTGCATCTACTAAGAAGAGGCATAAAGCGACCTCACTTTCAAGACCT GTCATTTGCATATGTAATGATCTGTATGCACCTGTCTTGCGACCATTACGCCAGATAGCAAA GGTTCATATATTTGTCCAACCAACAGCTAATCGTGTTGTAAACAG GCTCAAATTTATATGTAACATGGAGGGAATGAAAGTGAGTTCCATAGCCCTCACTGCACTGGCAGAGTACACAG AATGTGATATACGTTCATGCTTGAACACCCTCCAGTTTCTCAACAAGAAGAAGCAAACTCTTCATGCG CTGGAGATTAGTTCTCAAGTGGTTGGTCGAAAGGACATGTCTAAAAATGCTTTTGATGTCTGGAAAGAG ATATTCCATAAGAGAAAAATGAAACAGGAGAGAAAATCTAGCATTGGCAGCTTGTGTAATGAATTTAACGTCTTGCACGCCATCGTTTCTAACCG TGGTGACTATGATGTGATTTTTGACGGCATTCATGAGAACATCTTGCAGCTCCATTATCATGATCCACTGTTGCAAAAAACA GTGGAGTGCGTCAACAGTCTTGGAGTTTCTGATCTAACACACCAATATATTATGCGCTCTCAGCAGATGTCTCTTTACG CTTATCAGCCTTTTCTTGCAATTACTGTGCATCAACTTGTAGCCCAAGTTCAAAAGCCAAATATTGAGTGGCCAAAGTCTTATCAAAG ATATCGAATAACATTGATGGAAAAGACGGACATTTTGAGGTCTTGGCAAAACAAAATTCCACCATTTATTTCAAGGCATTTGTCAATTAAATCCCTTGTGGAAGATTCAATTTCACCTTTATTACATATTCTGTCACCTTCAACTTTAAAGCCG gtgGCATTGCACTTACTATCAGAAAAAGAGAAGAATTATCTGGCTCAGTTAGTGAGCACAATGGTATCATATTCTGTAACATATAAGAACATAAAGTCCAATCCTCTTTCTCCTTCCCAGGAACATGAAGCAGCTTTTGATACCTCCACACTTTCATTTGATCCTCCCATATCTGACTTTATTAACTTTAAG GAATATATTGCTGGTCATTATATACTTCCCATGGCAGTAAAACAATTTCTGGTTCATGAG GATGAAAAGGAAAAGATTTTGGAAGTAAGCAGATCTGTACATTTAACAGATGACCGCAGTAATGAAAACCTCAACTTGGCAGATGGAAAACATAGCCAGTCTCACTTTGCTAATGATGTTGCTTCTTCATCAGCTTCTAAAATGGCAAACAAAGATAACCTATTAAATCGACAGCAATGTAAACCCGGTGTTGCAACAAATTCATCAAACTTGAATTGTAGTAAAGGTTCCACATCCAACATGAAACTAAAATCCTCAGGAAATCCAAAGAAGCCTCTTTCTGGCGCTATCAGCTTCTTTGACAG GTTTAGAAAAGCAAGCAGTAAAAGCTCTCAGAATACAGACGTTGATATACAGAGGATGACCACCTTAGAAAGAGATTCACGTCCTGTGCTATTTAAATATAATGAG GGTTTTACAAATGCTGTAAAAAGGCCTGTCCGAATGCGCGAGTTTCTGCTATGA
- the LOC126667073 gene encoding cellulose synthase-like protein D1 has protein sequence MATSSRPKEKSLSTQSSTASRPPQAVKFARRTSSGRIMSLSRDDDIDMSNEFSSQNDYINYTVMMPPTPDNQPAGTSSENKPDGATSYGGTSRFGSETPSQRMSRRIGEDEDNYGGGGSDAGGGTGSKLERRMSIMKSNNKSMLLRSQTQDFDHNRWLFETKGKYGVGNAYWSEEDTYGPDTGLSMSDFLDKPWKPLTRKVKVSAAILSPYRILVAIRLVILCLFLAWRIQNPNRDAMWLWGISLVCEIWFAFSWLLDIMPKLNPINRATDLAALHDKFDKPSPANPTARSDLPGVDVFVSTADPEKEPPLVTANTILSILAVDFPVEKVSGYISDDGGAILTFEAMAEAVKFAEVWVPFCRKHNIEPRNPDSYFNLKTDPTKNKKRPDFVKDRRWIKREYDEFKVRINGLPETIRRRSDSYNKMEERKEKSVAREKNGGTLPVEGVNVPKATWMADGTHWPGTWLNPTADHSKGDHAGILQIMSKVPESDPVLGQPNEKTLDFTGIDTRIPMFAYVSREKRPGYDHNKKAGAMNAMVRASAILSNGPFILNLDCDHYIYNCLALREGMCFMMDRGGDRICYIQFPQRFEGIDPSDRYANHNFVFFDGSMRALDGLQGPVYVGTGCMFRRYALYGFLPPRANEYSGMFGQEKAKAPHILAQSDDDSETQPLTMHPDLNLPKKFGSSVMFNESIAVAEYQGRPLADHVSVKNGRPPGALLIPRPPLDAPTVADAVAVISCWYEDKTEWGEKIGWIYGSVTEDVVTGYRMHNRGWRSVYCITKRDAFRGTAPINLTDRLHQVLRWATGSVEIFFSKNNAFLASRRLKFLQRIAYLNVGIYPFTSFFLVTYCFLPALSLISGHFIVSTLNVAFLSYLLIITITLMLLSLLEVKWSGIELEAWWRNEQFWVIGGTSAHFVAVLQGLLKVVAGIEISFKLTSKSVGEDVDDAYADLFMVKWTSLFIMPLAIILCNLIAIIIGLSRTIYSVIPQWSKLIGGCFFSFWVLAHMYPFVKGLLGRRGKVPTIIYVWSGLLSITVSLLMISIDPPTGSSVSAGGNL, from the exons ATGGCAACTTCGTCAAGGCCTAAAGAAAAATCTTTATCAACACAATCATCAACTGCAAGCAGACCACCGCAGGCCGTAAAATTCGCCCGTCGAACATCTAGTGGCCGGATTATGAGCTTGTCCCGCGACGACGATATAGACATGTCGAATGAATTTTCAAGTCAGAATGACTACATTAATTACACTGTTATGATGCCTCCTACTCCTGATAACCAGCCTGCAGGAACCTCGTCAGAAAATAAACCTGACGGGGCTACCTCGTATGGAGGAACGAGTCGGTTTGGCTCGGAGACGCCTTCTCAACGAATGAGTAGGAGGATCGGAGAGGACGAGGATAATTACGGAGGTGGTGGTAGTGATGCTGGTGGTGGTACGGGCTCGAAATTGGAGCGGAGAATGTCGATAATGAAATCGAATAACAAATCAATGTTGTTGAGGAGCCAAACGCAGGATTTTGATCATAATAGATGGTTGTTCGAGACGAAAGGAAAATACGGTGTCGGAAATGCGTATTGGTCGGAAGAAGATACTTACGGTCCTGACACAGGATTGAGCATGTCAGATTTTTTGGATAAGCCTTGGAAGCCACTTACAAGAAAGGTGAAGGTTTCTGCAGCTATTCTTAGCCCCTACAG GATACTTGTGGCCATCCGTTTGGTAATTCTATGTCTTTTCTTGGCATGGCGAATTCAGAATCCTAACAGAGATGCAATGTGGCTATGGGGAATATCTCTAGTTTGTGAGATTTGGTTTGCATTTTCATGGTTACTTGATATCATGCCCAAGCTTAATCCCATCAACCGAGCAACTGATCTAGCTGCCCTCCATGACAAATTTGACAAGCCATCTCCAGCCAATCCAACAGCCAGGTCGGATCTTCCCGGCGTTGACGTCTTCGTTTCCACCGCTGACCCGGAAAAGGAACCGCCGCTGGTCACTGCTAACACCATTTTATCAATTCTTGCAGTTGATTTTCCGGTCGAAAAGGTGTCGGGTTATATTTCTGATGATGGTGGGGCTATACTTACTTTTGAGGCCATGGCTGAGGCTGTCAAATTCGCTGAG GTGTGGGTACCATTTTGTCGAAAACACAACATTGAGCCAAGGAATCCTGACAGTTACTTCAACCTGAAAACCGATCCTACCAAGAACAAGAAACGGCCTGATTTCGTCAAGGACCGCCGTTGGATCAAGAGAGAGTACGACGAGTTCAAGGTTAGGATCAATGGCCTCCCGGAAACTATTCGCAGGCGAAGTGACTCGTATAACAAAATGGaggagagaaaagaaaaatcagTTGCTCGGGAGAAAAACGGAGGCACATTGCCGGTGGAAGGGGTTAATGTTCCGAAGGCTACTTGGATGGCTGACGGCACCCACTGGCCTGGAACATGGCTAAATCCTACGGCTGATCACTCAAAGGGAGATCATGCTGGCATCTTGCAG ATAATGAGTAAAGTTCCAGAAAGTGATCCAGTTTTGGGTCAACCTAACGAGAAGACACTGGATTTCACAGGGATTGATACCAGAATACCAATGTTTGCATACGTGTCGCGAGAAAAGAGGCCAGGTTATGACCATAACAAGAAAGCTGGAGCCATGAATGCCATGGTTAGAGCTTCAGCAATATTGTCAAATGGACCATTTATACTCAATTTGGATTGTGATCATTACATCTATAATTGTCTTGCTTTGAGAGAAGGAATGTGTTTTATGATGGATCGAGGTGGTGATCGTATTTGCTACATTCAATTTCCGCAAAGATTTGAAGGGATTGATCCTTCTGATAGATATGCTAATCATAACTTTGTTTTCTTTGATG GAAGTATGCGAGCACTTGATGGTCTTCAAGGTCCAGTATATGTCGGAACTGGGTGCATGTTTAGGAGATATGCACTCTACGGGTTCCTTCCTCCGAGGGCAAACGAGTATTCAGGAATGTTTGGACAAGAAAAGGCCAAAGCTCCACACATTCTGGCTCAATCAGACGATGACTCAGAAACGCAGCCCCTGACAATGCATCCTGACTTAAACCTGCCAAAGAAATTTGGGAGTTCAGTTATGTTCAACGAGTCCATAGCGGTAGCTGAGTACCAAGGACGGCCACTTGCTGATCATGTTTCTGTTAAGAACGGAAGGCCTCCTGGTGCATTGCTCATTCCCCGTCCTCCGCTTGATGCTCCCACCGTTGCAGACGCAGTTGCTGTTATCTCGTGCTG GTACGAGGACAAGACAGAGTGGGGGGAGAAGATAGGTTGGATTTACGGGTCAGTGACAGAAGATGTGGTGACAGGATACAGGATGCATAACCGAGGATGGCGGTCTGTATACTGCATAACCAAGAGAGACGCCTTCCGCGGAACAGCACCCATCAATCTCACAGATCGTCTTCACCAGGTTCTTAGATGGGCTACCGGTTCAGTTGAAATCTTTTTCTCTAAAAATAATGCATTTCTCGCAAGCAGGCGTCTCAAGTTCTTGCAGCGAATCGCTTATCTCAATGTCGGAATCTACCCTTTTACTTCCTTTTTCTTGGTGACTTACTGTTTCCTTCCAGCGCTTTCCCTCATCTCAGGACACTTCATTGTGTCAACACTAAATGTCGCTTTTCTTTCGTACCTACTCATCATTACGATAACGCTCATGCTCTTGTCGCTTCTCGAAGTAAAATGGTCCGGAATAGAGCTAGAAGCATGGTGGAGAAATGAGCAGTTTTGGGTAATTGGAGGGACTAGTGCTCACTTTGTTGCTGTGCTACAAGGGCTTCTAAAAGTAGTAGCTGGCATTGAAATTTCTTTCAAGTTAACCTCCAAGTCTGTAGGAGAAGACGTCGATGATGCTTACGCTGATCTCTTCATGGTTAAATGGACAAGTTTGTTTATAATGCCGCTAGCTATCATACTCTGCAATCTCATCGCCATTATTATCGGATTGTCGAGGACGATATATAGTGTTATACCGCAATGGAGTAAGCTAATCGGAGGATGCTTTTTTAGCTTCTGGGTATTGGCTCATATGTATCCTTTTGTTAAAGGGTTATTGGGGAGGAGAGGAAAAGTGCCAACAATTATATATGTTTGGTCAGGACTTCTGTCAATTACAGTATCTTTGCTCATGATATCAATTGATCCTCCTACTGGATCCTCAGTTTCTGCAGGTGGAAATCTTTAG
- the LOC126667006 gene encoding uncharacterized protein LOC126667006, whose amino-acid sequence MKSKQVQNEIRVFGQRSISSSFFSKSPSIMAKDSKNEAENKGINKNSSISLSDFLDQKLHTNPVLKKIVKGKSTPFKSPLGSKDDSERSIDNHIGNSKVERGKKSVVDQVVFEKFKPISAEIGHVIDNGGGAGDETGTSNTIVGTISFAASDIGTPHSNNEQVRTSERVERFEDCNGNTGRRLLVLGDDSKVKRKGRREGFVGNKKQRPSFNHYGNGSGWWDCDMEGVDDEEVGLGDVWEGVGSTTFGVIDWH is encoded by the exons ATGAAATCGAAGCAAGTGCAAaatgaaattagggtttttggaCAACGCTCAATTTCTTCCTCTTTCTTTTCTAAATCACCGTCAATTAT GGCTAAAGATTCAAAGAACGAGGCAGAAAATAAAGGAATAAACAAGAATTCAAGCATTTCGCTGTCTGATTTCCTTGATCAGAAGCTGCATACGAATCCAgtacttaaaaaaattgttaag GGTAAGTCAACACCTTTTAAGTCACCTTTGGGTAGTAAAGATGACTCTGAAAGATCAATTGATAATCATATTGGGAATTCTAAAGTAGAGAGAGGAAAAAAATCTGTTGTTGATCAAGTGGTATTTgagaaattcaagccaattaGTGCAGAAATAGGACATGTTATAGATAATGGTGGCGGTGCTGGTGATGAAACTGGAACTTCTAACACAATAGTGGGTACAATTTCGTTTGCTGCTAGTGACATAGGAACTCCACACTCAAACAATGAGCAAGTAAGAACAAGCGAAAGGGTGGAACGATTTGAAG ATTGTAATGGCAATACGGGAAGGCGTTTACTAGTTCTAGGAGATGATTCAAAAGTCAAGCGAAAAGGAAGGAGAGAGGGGTTCGTTGGCAACAAAAAACAAAGGCCCTCATTTAATCACT ATGGAAATGGTAGCGGCTGGTGGGATTGTGACATGGAAGGTGTTGACGATGAAGAAGTAGGCTTGGGTGATGTCTGGGAAGGAGTGGGCTCTACAACATTTGGAGTCATAGATTGGCATTAA
- the LOC126669848 gene encoding uncharacterized protein LOC126669848: protein MGSKKTTKLGKEEREGKKRKATSEERFFEVFEIILNYNGDFEWFGYFNEDVAVRKFHIEDIGLNSLDKWLLELKVQGLLMYYWRRAGMYTEELIPMENDDHVMDMALAGAQDGSVDVYVRKLSCDDVCNLRPVFGQTLFELKELEDGDDALELQAVAEAEPVQVLQIEGPGEPVEVLQIESPGEPVEVLQSEVVDEPEVVDEPLEKQQSGGSD, encoded by the exons ATGGGATCCAAAAAAACGACGAAATtgggaaaagaagaaagagaagggAAGAAACGAAAAG CTACTAGTGAAGAACGTTTTTTTGAGGTCTTTGAAATTATTCTTAACTACAATGGAGACtttgaatggtttggttattttaatgAGGATGTGGCTGTCAGAAAATTTCATATTGAGGATATAGGATTAAATAGTCTAGATAAGTGGTTACTTGAATTGAAGGTTCAGGGATTGCTAATGTATTATTGGAGGCGGGCTGGCATGTATACTGAAGAATTAATTCCTATGGAAAACGATGACCATGTCATGGACATGGCACTGGCTGGGGCACAAGATGGTAGTGTTGATGTGTATGTTAGGAAGTTAAGCTGTGATGACGTGTGCAACCTAAGGCCTGTATTTGGACAAACATTATTTGAGTTGAAAGAACTTGAAGATGGGGATGATGCATTGGAGCTGCAGGCTGTTGCTGAGGCTGAACCAGTGCAGGTGCTGCAGATTGAAGGTCCCGGTGAACCAGTGGAGGTGCTGCAGATTGAAAGTCCTGGTGAACCAGTGGAGGTGCTGCAAAGTGAAGTTGTTGATGAACCTGAAGTTGTTGATGAACCCCTGGAGAAGCAGCAGTCTGGTGGTTCAGACTGA
- the LOC126667411 gene encoding E3 ubiquitin-protein ligase SINA-like 10 — protein sequence MSDNIVRSFNLEVMDCPICCEPLIPPIIQCENGHTTCSTCSVKVKNCHSCTLPIGSMRNRAMEAVVEAVTVFCQNKIYGCTESFSYDGKTKHEKYCSFVPCSCPLPDCTVKGSSKMIYGHCKEMHADSFIPFHFGRRFGVSLNLDDRGLLLQEDTSDTVFVLNNTTSSYGNIITVFCLGPMSNGRCPYDIEIKFTESSVDRFHSSTKNFQDTNSYYRSLTGLLIDSSDRDFFPDGLVKMELCVCRSWELGLEDDI from the exons ATGTCTGATAATATAGTTCGTTCATTTAATCTTGAAGTTATGGATTGCCCCATCTGCTGCGAACCGTTAATTCCTCCAATTATTCAG tGTGAGAATGGCCACACAACTTGCAGCACATGCTCTGTGAAGGTTAAAAATTGCCATTCTTGCACTTTGCCCATAGGATCAATGAGAAATCGGGCGATGGAAGCGGTCGTGGAGGCTGTTACAGTGTTTTGCCAGAACAAAATTTATGGATGCACTGAAAGCTTCAGTTACGACGGAAAGACAAAACACGAGAAGTACTGTTCCTTCGTACCGTGTTCATGCCCGCTTCCAGACTGCACCGTCAAAGGGTCGTCCAAAATGATTTATGGTCACTGCAAAGAGATGCATGCAGATTCTTTTATACCATTTCATTTTGGACGTAGATTTGGTGTTTCTCTGAACTTGGATGATAGGGGCTTACTTCTCCAAGAGGACACATCAGACACTGTGTTTGTTCTGAACAACACAACGTCTTCTTAtgggaatattataactgtcttTTGTCTGGGACCAATGTCAAACGGACGCTGCCCTTATGACATCGAAATAAAATTTACTGAATCCTCCGTTGACAGGTTTCATTCTTCTACGAAGAATTTTCAAGACACCAACAGTTACTACCGTTCGTTGACAGGGTTACTTATTGATAGCAGTGATCGTGATTTTTTTCCTGACGGGTTGGTAAAGATGGAGCTTTGTGTATGTCGATCATGGGAGCTTGGTTTGGAGGATGACATTTAA